A part of Alkalinema sp. FACHB-956 genomic DNA contains:
- the cysK gene encoding cysteine synthase A produces the protein MGILDSITDAIGSTPLVQLNRIPQSEGCLARIAIKLEGLNPSASVKDRIALSMIRSAEEEGLIKPGESILVEPTSGNTGIALAMIAAARGYRLILTMPETMSIERQLMLKAFGAELELTPSLGGMRNAISRAEEIVATTPNAIMLQQFRNSANPKIHRETTAEEIWADTDGLVDIVVAGVGTGGTITGVSEALKAKKPSLQTIGVEPATSAVLTGGKPGEHKIQGIGAGFIPPVLRLELIDEVITVTDDHAIRYGQRLAREEGILSGISSGAALWAAVQIGKRAENANKLIVVIQPSFGERYLSTPLFKDLDLYHQPRLAPC, from the coding sequence ATGGGAATTTTGGATAGCATTACCGATGCGATTGGTTCTACCCCTTTGGTGCAACTCAATCGCATCCCGCAGTCAGAAGGCTGTCTTGCAAGGATTGCAATTAAATTAGAAGGATTGAATCCCTCGGCATCCGTTAAAGATCGCATCGCCCTCAGCATGATTCGATCGGCGGAAGAAGAAGGATTGATTAAACCCGGTGAATCGATATTAGTAGAACCAACCTCTGGCAACACCGGTATTGCCCTAGCCATGATTGCCGCTGCTCGGGGATATCGCCTCATCCTCACCATGCCGGAAACCATGAGTATTGAGCGCCAACTCATGCTGAAAGCCTTTGGGGCCGAACTGGAATTAACCCCTAGTTTAGGCGGGATGCGCAATGCCATCTCACGGGCAGAAGAAATCGTTGCAACTACGCCAAACGCTATAATGTTGCAGCAATTTCGGAACTCCGCCAATCCTAAAATTCATCGAGAAACCACGGCTGAAGAAATTTGGGCAGATACTGACGGTCTCGTGGATATTGTTGTGGCTGGCGTAGGGACGGGGGGAACCATTACTGGCGTTTCTGAAGCCCTTAAAGCCAAGAAACCCAGCTTACAAACGATCGGAGTTGAACCCGCCACCAGCGCAGTCCTCACCGGAGGCAAACCCGGAGAACACAAAATTCAAGGCATCGGGGCTGGGTTTATTCCTCCAGTTTTGCGCCTAGAACTGATCGATGAAGTCATCACGGTCACCGATGATCACGCCATTCGCTATGGCCAAAGACTCGCCAGAGAAGAGGGCATTTTGTCTGGAATTTCTTCGGGAGCTGCGCTCTGGGCGGCGGTACAAATCGGAAAACGAGCTGAGAATGCCAATAAACTCATTGTTGTCATTCAACCCAGTTTTGGAGAACGCTACCTCAGCACCCCACTCTTTAAGGATCTTGACCTCTATCATCAACCCCGCTTGGCTCCCTGTTAA
- a CDS encoding acireductone dioxygenase, whose product MAHLLLAGGTILSKEQEIAAHLAEIGVELHHWSLGEQLYSSELLVQQDGLTAVEKQNLLCLYNQKFKALQYQTNCQWCEVAIVHPGTSQLLSLATMYDRLHYHTDPEIWHLLSGEMLFRFIRPDGSEMQLQLEVGDYLQIPAFVEHASSPSITLSYQAVRYFITAKGWVPHYSTPVPFSR is encoded by the coding sequence ATGGCACACCTTTTGCTAGCTGGTGGAACGATTCTATCTAAGGAACAAGAAATTGCCGCTCATCTTGCCGAGATTGGGGTTGAGCTACACCATTGGAGTCTAGGTGAGCAACTCTATTCCTCAGAACTTTTGGTGCAACAAGATGGGTTAACCGCTGTAGAAAAACAAAATCTACTCTGTCTCTATAACCAGAAATTTAAAGCCCTACAATATCAGACAAATTGCCAGTGGTGTGAAGTTGCGATCGTCCATCCCGGCACGAGTCAATTACTTTCCTTAGCAACGATGTACGATCGCTTGCACTATCATACCGATCCCGAAATCTGGCATTTACTTTCGGGGGAAATGCTGTTTAGATTTATTCGTCCAGATGGCAGCGAGATGCAACTACAGCTTGAAGTTGGTGATTACTTACAGATCCCAGCCTTCGTAGAACACGCATCCAGTCCTAGCATAACCCTCTCCTACCAAGCAGTTCGGTACTTTATCACTGCAAAAGGTTGGGTACCCCATTATTCAACCCCCGTACCGTTTTCCCGCTAG
- a CDS encoding four-helix bundle copper-binding protein yields MTTLTEYLNQQEQQTDINLLCLLRDCSEMCVMTSNLITDGSEFMGRTCQLCSEMCEKCATVCESVPQNQQLADCAALCRHCAEVCKSMGLQAMAYFRRPNLTNLDCITSLR; encoded by the coding sequence ATGACCACATTGACTGAATATCTCAATCAACAGGAGCAACAGACGGACATTAATCTTCTCTGTTTGTTGCGGGATTGTTCTGAAATGTGTGTAATGACGAGTAACCTGATCACCGATGGCTCAGAGTTCATGGGAAGAACCTGCCAACTGTGTTCTGAAATGTGCGAAAAGTGCGCTACTGTCTGTGAGTCCGTTCCTCAAAATCAACAGTTAGCGGACTGTGCGGCCCTATGCCGTCACTGTGCTGAGGTTTGCAAGAGCATGGGATTGCAGGCAATGGCTTATTTCCGTCGGCCCAATTTGACCAATCTAGATTGCATCACGAGTCTACGCTAA
- a CDS encoding sulfurtransferase: protein MKLVLMWARGQLRKLSAPKFLSLLAVLVAVLVITPWATIAPGAAATKAQIQFVAPDWVKAHVKDKNLRILDVRNAPLDYITSHVPNAINIADTVFRGPDGFLPVQYWDTTKLGDTLGKAGVSNQSHVLVYSDGRDILGSTMVAYLLERSGIQNIAVLDGGFAGYKGSGEATTKEFPRYSQQRFTVRDNSSIRVTLKDVKNLIGKSGVVFIDPRPGDLFRGEKDIWVRNGHIPGARNIPWPTFTEADNAQDALKNPHKLKPLDDIRKLLAEKGIKPTDDIIVSCSTGREATLQYVVLKHLLKYPKVRIYEGSWTEYSTTDLPVETGPEKPIKA, encoded by the coding sequence ATGAAATTGGTTTTGATGTGGGCGAGAGGTCAACTGAGAAAACTGTCCGCCCCTAAATTTCTATCTTTGTTAGCAGTGCTGGTAGCCGTACTAGTGATCACACCTTGGGCCACGATCGCGCCAGGAGCAGCAGCTACAAAAGCACAGATTCAGTTTGTCGCGCCTGACTGGGTAAAAGCCCATGTTAAGGACAAGAATTTACGAATTTTAGATGTGCGGAATGCGCCATTAGATTACATTACGAGTCATGTCCCCAATGCCATCAATATTGCTGATACCGTCTTCCGAGGCCCCGATGGTTTCTTACCAGTGCAATATTGGGATACTACTAAACTCGGCGATACTTTAGGTAAAGCAGGCGTGAGCAATCAAAGCCACGTTTTAGTCTATTCCGACGGGCGGGATATCTTGGGCTCAACCATGGTTGCTTATCTATTGGAGCGATCGGGCATTCAAAACATTGCTGTTTTGGATGGTGGGTTTGCTGGCTATAAAGGATCTGGGGAAGCGACGACCAAAGAGTTTCCCAGATACTCACAACAGCGGTTCACTGTTCGAGATAACTCATCCATTCGGGTCACACTCAAGGATGTCAAAAACTTGATTGGTAAGTCGGGAGTAGTCTTTATTGATCCCCGTCCCGGCGATTTATTCCGAGGAGAAAAGGACATTTGGGTTCGTAACGGTCATATCCCTGGCGCACGCAACATCCCTTGGCCTACTTTTACGGAAGCGGATAATGCCCAGGATGCCCTAAAAAACCCTCACAAATTGAAGCCATTGGACGATATCCGCAAGTTACTGGCAGAGAAAGGGATTAAACCCACTGACGATATCATTGTCTCCTGTAGCACTGGTCGGGAAGCCACCTTACAGTACGTTGTCCTGAAGCACCTACTGAAATATCCTAAGGTTCGTATTTACGAAGGCTCCTGGACAGAATACAGTACTACAGATCTGCCGGTTGAAACTGGGCCAGAAAAACCCATCAAGGCATAA
- a CDS encoding YeeE/YedE family protein — MSSITPLDSSDSGFDRPPNQNPQRRFAMIALAGLVMGMVGLSCYSWQQSALFLIGGLFGVTLYRSGFGFASAYRKLFIQREVTGIYAQLVMLGVATILFAPVLAAGSIGGQVVKGAVAPIGLQGIIGAVLFGVGMQFGGACGCGTLYTLGSGSLSMGVTFLAFSVGAFVASLTRAFWAGLPSIPPISLGMNFGWLGAVVLQLAVITLIAVFLRWSQYKGIFSGWRSLEIKSIFQFPGTRRSWLSDRWSLFMGAVLLAILNWFTLIISGQPWRVTWGFALGAAKVALFLGWNPNGHPIWGTGSGQQALGQPLFTDASIVINLGVILGALIAASAAGRFVIKTEWNFPAIASTLGGGFAMGYGAFLAFGCNISAFFGGIASTSLHGWVWIIAALVGTAVGLWLRRKLGFAVN; from the coding sequence ATGAGTAGCATCACTCCTCTTGATTCATCTGACAGTGGTTTCGATCGTCCCCCCAACCAGAATCCCCAGCGCCGTTTTGCAATGATCGCATTAGCGGGGTTGGTGATGGGAATGGTTGGGTTGAGTTGTTATAGCTGGCAACAAAGTGCATTATTTTTGATTGGTGGACTGTTTGGCGTTACATTGTATCGATCGGGGTTTGGGTTTGCCTCCGCTTATCGAAAGTTGTTTATACAACGTGAAGTCACAGGAATTTACGCCCAGTTAGTCATGTTGGGTGTAGCAACGATTTTGTTTGCACCCGTATTAGCCGCAGGCTCGATCGGAGGGCAAGTAGTGAAAGGAGCTGTGGCTCCAATCGGCTTGCAAGGCATCATCGGTGCAGTACTGTTTGGCGTAGGGATGCAGTTTGGTGGGGCTTGTGGTTGCGGCACACTTTACACGCTGGGAAGCGGCAGTTTGTCCATGGGCGTGACATTCCTAGCCTTTTCAGTGGGTGCATTTGTGGCCAGTCTAACTCGCGCTTTCTGGGCTGGGTTGCCATCGATCCCCCCGATTTCCCTAGGAATGAATTTTGGGTGGCTTGGAGCAGTCGTACTACAACTAGCGGTGATCACGCTCATAGCTGTTTTCTTGCGCTGGAGCCAATACAAGGGGATTTTTTCGGGATGGCGTTCATTAGAGATTAAGTCAATTTTTCAGTTTCCAGGGACAAGGCGATCGTGGTTATCCGATCGTTGGTCATTATTTATGGGAGCCGTTTTATTAGCCATTCTCAATTGGTTCACATTAATTATCTCGGGACAGCCTTGGCGCGTGACTTGGGGCTTTGCATTAGGTGCTGCTAAAGTAGCCCTCTTTCTAGGCTGGAATCCCAATGGACATCCTATTTGGGGAACTGGGAGCGGACAGCAAGCTCTGGGACAACCCCTATTCACTGATGCCAGCATTGTGATTAACCTAGGAGTGATTTTAGGGGCATTAATTGCTGCATCTGCGGCTGGACGATTTGTGATTAAGACCGAGTGGAACTTCCCAGCCATTGCATCGACTTTAGGGGGCGGCTTTGCAATGGGCTACGGCGCATTCTTGGCCTTTGGGTGCAATATCAGCGCATTTTTTGGGGGCATCGCTTCAACCAGTTTGCATGGCTGGGTTTGGATTATTGCAGCCCTAGTGGGAACGGCAGTTGGGCTCTGGCTGCGTAGAAAACTAGGGTTCGCGGTCAATTGA
- a CDS encoding cadmium resistance transporter: MNWLEGALMTGVAAAFATTFDDNIYLTLFFSKVDRSFQPRHVVIGEYVGFTVLVGVSLVGFLGRLVIPEIWIGLLGLLPVMIGISQLATLSQQDQHTIQTVSSPPQLRSEKSHRSLPSLWKTLHDRQTYQVSAVTITNGGNNIGIYVPLFAGSTLPHLGIILSVCYATVGLWCFLSYHLTRQPKIAFAAARYARKIFPFILMWLGMRILIDNESYRLLFAMN, translated from the coding sequence ATGAACTGGCTAGAAGGCGCATTAATGACGGGCGTTGCCGCAGCTTTCGCAACAACCTTTGACGATAATATTTATTTGACCCTGTTCTTCAGCAAAGTTGATCGAAGCTTTCAGCCACGCCATGTGGTTATCGGTGAATATGTTGGATTTACGGTGTTGGTGGGTGTGAGTTTGGTCGGTTTTTTAGGACGACTAGTAATTCCAGAAATTTGGATTGGCTTACTTGGCTTGCTCCCTGTAATGATTGGGATTAGCCAGTTGGCTACCTTAAGTCAGCAGGATCAACATACCATTCAGACGGTCAGTAGCCCACCCCAGCTTCGCTCAGAGAAATCGCATAGATCCCTTCCCTCCCTCTGGAAAACATTGCACGATCGGCAAACCTATCAAGTTTCAGCAGTCACAATTACCAATGGTGGTAACAACATTGGTATCTATGTACCTTTATTTGCAGGCAGTACACTCCCACATCTGGGCATCATTTTGAGTGTGTGCTATGCCACAGTGGGTCTATGGTGCTTCCTTTCCTATCACTTGACGCGACAACCTAAAATCGCCTTTGCAGCTGCTCGGTATGCTAGGAAAATTTTCCCTTTCATTTTGATGTGGCTAGGAATGCGTATTTTGATTGACAATGAGTCCTATCGACTTCTCTTCGCAATGAACTAA
- a CDS encoding DevA family ABC transporter ATP-binding protein produces MGDIISIQNLNHYFGQGQLKKQVLYEINLQIDAGEIVLMTGPSGSGKTTLLTLIGGLRSGQEGSLKILGDELRGASDRKRMMTRRNIGYIFQAHNLHSSLSAMQNVRMGLEVHPGLSPSEMKRRSIEMLEQVGLGNRVNYYPSDLSGGQKQRVAIARALVSHPKIILADEPTAALDSKSGREVVELMQRLAKEQGCTILLVTHDNRILDIADRIVHMEDGQLATDTNLNERMAA; encoded by the coding sequence TCCATTCAAAATCTCAATCATTATTTTGGGCAAGGCCAACTGAAAAAGCAGGTTTTGTACGAGATTAATCTGCAAATTGATGCGGGCGAAATTGTTTTGATGACCGGGCCATCGGGTTCAGGCAAAACCACCTTGTTGACGTTGATTGGGGGCCTGCGTTCCGGGCAAGAAGGTAGCCTCAAAATTTTAGGCGATGAATTACGGGGCGCAAGCGATCGCAAACGCATGATGACCCGTCGCAATATCGGTTACATTTTCCAAGCCCATAATCTACACAGCAGTTTAAGTGCCATGCAAAATGTGCGGATGGGCTTAGAAGTGCATCCGGGATTGTCTCCAAGTGAGATGAAACGCCGATCGATTGAAATGTTAGAACAGGTCGGGTTGGGCAACCGCGTGAACTATTATCCATCGGATCTCTCCGGTGGCCAGAAGCAACGGGTGGCGATCGCCCGGGCTTTGGTCAGTCATCCCAAAATCATCCTGGCGGACGAACCGACGGCAGCTTTGGATAGCAAATCAGGCCGCGAAGTGGTGGAATTAATGCAGAGATTGGCTAAGGAGCAGGGCTGTACCATCTTGCTGGTAACCCACGATAATCGGATTTTGGACATTGCCGATCGCATCGTCCATATGGAGGATGGACAATTAGCAACCGATACCAACTTAAATGAGAGGATGGCTGCTTGA